A section of the Monomorium pharaonis isolate MP-MQ-018 unplaced genomic scaffold, ASM1337386v2 scaffold_485, whole genome shotgun sequence genome encodes:
- the LOC118648518 gene encoding uncharacterized protein LOC118648518 → MSEELENQQHLLSNESIPELQLIFTLKPEMDRRRYNIQRINEVAAVFSTTADGEIPESYVTIRNKNTKTLQSVSTMDPNVEPWIYPLFYPYGTQGWHCHLKKLNSNRRITRGQYIKHRMAIRDDFNVFLLGRRLFQQWLVDNYVKIEKDRMNFCRAHQKELRSETYQGLIDYMQNMANNLNGHIGKMVILPSTFIGSPRNMLQNYQDAMAIVAKFGKPDLFITMTCNPKWREIEENLLYDQQASDRPDICTQIPDPTENCNLHNIVMKHMIHGPCANWCLVNGQCSKRYPRNFLEETKMDEDGYPYYRRRNTGTTFERPGGYTVDNRNVVPYCPILSIIFNCHINVEIVSSIKSVKYLYKYIYKGHDAAAITIEPITNNTVINHDEIHDYIEARYVGPVEASWRILGKKLQDKSHSIIRLPVHLPNEQNVIIENDSIEEAMTTAVNQVTMLIDYFALNLRDTEARKYLYTEIPHYYTFKKEKINGKNVSHWVKRHNYFNCIGRMYSVSPTQIELFHLRLLLLTIKGATSFNNLRTVNGETYQTFSETCLALGLIEDDDEWIRAMNEAVEWMMPRQLRKLFVRILLHCQPLHPEQLWKSFKVAISEDYIRHLGTLQGQRKAYEQINAMLLAEGKSFADFPQMEQLAENNEEEDYVTLEQAMEIDVFIWDEAPMAPRYALDIMDRTLRDIMNNDLPFGGKIVILGGDFRQLLSIKVREMGDGKLNDSNDNIQIPECCIAPSDADIVTDIYGDLIQKRDFNKIAKCAILSARNIDVDEINKRVVELLNVTEERIYTSVDSAVNCGDNGDI, encoded by the exons ATGAGTGAAGAATTAGAAAATCAACAACATTTACTATCTAATGAGTCGATACcagaattacaattaatatttactttaaaaccTGAAATGGATCGACGTCGATATAATATCCAAAGAATAAATGAAGTTGCTGCCGTTTTTTCTACAACTGCAGATGGAGAAATCCCAGAATCATATGTTACAATAcgcaataaaaatactaaaacttTACAAAGCGTTAGTACTATGGATCCAAATGTTGAACCATGGATATATCCATTGTTTTATCCATATGGTACTCAAGGATGGCattgtcatttaaaaaaattaaacagtaaTAGACGAATAACTAGAGGACAATATATTAAGCATCGCATGGCTATTCGTGATGActttaatgttttcttattaGGACGACGTTTATTCCAACAATGGCTTGtagataattatgtaaaaattgaaaaagatagaatgaaTTTTTGTAGAGCTCATCAAAAAGAATTACGCTCTGAAACATATCAGggtttaattgattatatgcaaaatatggcaaataatttaaatgggCATATTGGGAAAATGGTTATACTTCCTTCTACATTTATCGGTTCACCACGtaatatgttacaaaattatcaagatgcaatggcaattgttgctaaattTGGTAAACCAGATCTTTTTATCACAATGACTTGTAATCCAAAATGGCgtgaaattgaagaaaatcTCTTGTATGATCAACAAGCTTCTGATAGACCTGATATTTGTACac AAATTCCTGATCCAacagaaaattgtaatttacataatatagtTATGAAACATATGATACACGGACCTTGTGCCAATTGGTGTTTAGTAAATGGACAATGCTCAAAGCGTTATCCGAGAAATTTTCTGGAGGAAACCAAGATGGATGAAGATGGTTATCCTTACTATCGTCGACGAAATACTGGTACAACTTTTGAACGTCCCGGCGGATATACAGTTGATAATCGTAACGTTGTTCCATATTGTCCTATTTTGTCGATTATATTCAATTGCCATATTAATGTTGAAATAGTTTCCAGCATTAAGtcggttaaatatttatataagtatatatataaaggtcATGATGCTGCTGCTATAACAATTGAaccaataacaaataatacagTTATTAATCATGATGAAATACATGATTACATCGAAGCTCGTTACGTAGGACCTGTAGAAGCTAGCTGGCGTATACTCGGTAAAAAGTTACAAGATAAAAGTCATTCTATAATTCGTTTACCAGTTCATTTGCCAAATgaacaaaatgtaattattgaaaatgatTCCATTGAAGAAGCAATGACTACTGCTGTAAATCAAGTCACTatgttaattgattatttcgcACTAAATTTACGTGACACAGaagcaagaaaatatttatatacagaaaTTCCACACTATTATactttcaaaaaagaaaaaattaacggCAAAAATGTATCACACTGGGTAAAAcggcataattattttaattgcatagGTCGTATGTATTCTGTGAGTCCAACacaaatagaattatttcatttacgattattattactaactaTTAAAGGAGCtacaagttttaataatttaagaactgTAAATGGAGAAACTTATCAAACATTTTCAGAGACATGTTTAGCTTTAGGTTTAATTGAAGATGATGATGAATGGATACGAGCTATGAATGAAGCTGTTGAGTGGATGATGCCACGACAATtacgtaaattatttgtacgcattttattacattgtcaACCATTACATCCTGAACAACTTTGGAAAAGTTTTAAGGTAGCAATATCGGAAGATTATATAAGACATCTCGGTACACTACAAGGACAAAGAAAAGCTTACGAACAAATTAATGCTATGCTTTTAGCTGAAGGAAAAAGCTTTGCTGATTTTCCACAAATGGAACAATTAGCAGAAAATAACGAAGAGGAGGATTACGTGACATTAGAACAAGCTATGGAAATTG atgtcTTTATTTGGGATGAAGCTCCCATGGCACCACGATATGCTCTAGATATTATGGATCGAACACTCCGTGATATTATGAATAATGATTTACCATTTGgtggaaaaattgttatattggGTGGTGATTTTAGACAACTTCTTTCAATTAAAGTACGAG aaatggGTGATGGGAAATTGAATGATTCTAATGACAATATTCAAATTCCTGAATGTTGCATAGCTCCATCTGATGCAGATATTGTTACAGATATATATGgtgatttaatacaaaaaagagattttaataagataGCTAAATGTGCGATACTTTCAGCGAGAAATATTGATGTAGACGAAATTAATAAACGAGTTGTTGAATTACTAAATGTAACAGAAGAACGAATTTATACAAGTGTAGATAGTGCTGTAAACTGCGGTGATAATGGTGATATTG